A genomic region of Metopolophium dirhodum isolate CAU chromosome 1, ASM1992520v1, whole genome shotgun sequence contains the following coding sequences:
- the LOC132934869 gene encoding ankyrin repeat domain-containing protein 12-like — MDNNQFKSLYVKNKIVVEEQNSSMTNDTKTVEIEKKPETSTQLNVSTSAPDNEACTSKETEPKVGGSGEAIDTVNSSSNKLTLTPLIETDDILKRPLVEEDKEVKPKKHKEDHNQCYKGKNETSSPKPDSNENKSGSLKPSIADSPGSGPKVPSLKIVIPTVVDADMGIRSYGKNRLHNYTALPYIVPSEESQIASKSLQKASSDTIGVEEQKSLQTRVLRSSNRCRSNSSGAPRKHTYPIVPDEQLGQTTSPGAVTVDAVSGNSSSPPATRSEQSENVLAIVSGDDKQATTSAVATVTTVSSSDVSGKELHPRRRKLKSSRTESKTSDSSVPNVTVVPNPFGTPCEPVPVTNCYQMFLDIRKQIDKKHKNLYPVKPKPPSGFKDYLMNKRTYVLAGNNDSRIVNTQNSTPANLHEQLIKLFVEQEKERQRLHLQHIVEKEKLVLSVEQEILRVHGRAARAVANQLLPFSVCTILKDNEVYNVMTSEQEEKKNRHTRSRYNGRLFLSWLQDLDDKWEKIKESLLLRHHNEAESLHAIQKMDWGWKLNELQLCTYSSEPNIDEEHVPIVLVSDDFDLLPA, encoded by the exons ATGGACAATAATCAATTTAAGAGCTTGTATGTAAAGAACAAGATAGTAGTTGAGGAACAGAACTCCAGCATGACAAATGATAc GAAAActgttgaaattgaaaaaaaaccagAAACATCCACGCAGTTGAATGTATCGACTAGTGCACCAGACAATGAGGCTTGTACTTCTAAAGAAACCGAACCCAAAGTTGGTGGCTCCGGTGAAGCAATTGATACTGTAAATAGTTCATCAAATAAATTGACTCTAACACCATTAATAGAAACAGATGACATCTTAAAACGGCCTCTAGTTGAAGAAGACAAAGAAGTTAAACCGAAAAAACACAAAGAAGATCATAACCAATGTTATAAAG GTAAAAATGAGACTTCTAGTCCTAAGCCTGATAGTAATGAGAACAAGTCTGGTAGTTTGAAACCTTCTATTGCTGACAGTCCTGGAAGTGGCCCTAAAGTACcttcattaaaaattgtaatacctaCAGTAGTAGATGCTGATATGGGTATAAGATCATATGGCAAGAATCGTTTACATAACTATACAGCATTACCGTATATAGTACCATCTGAAGAGTCACAAATAGCATCAAAATCTTTGCAGAAAGCGAGTTCTGATACAATAGGTGTAGAAGAGCAAAAGTCTCTTCAGACCAGAGTATTACGGTCATCTAACAGATGCAGGAGTAACAGTAGTGGTGCACCAAGGAAACATACTTATCCAATCGTTCCTGATGAACAATTGGGTCAAACTACTTCGCCTGGTGCTGTGACAGTGGATGCAGTATCAGGTAACTCTTCGTCACCACCTGCTACTCGTTCAGAACAGAGTGAAAATGTTTTGGCAATCGTTTCTGGAGATGACAAACAGGCAACTACTTCTGCTGTAGCTACTGTGACTACAGTGTCGTCGTCTGATGTGTCAGGGAAAGAACTACATCCTAGACGACGCAAATTAAAATCTAGTCGTACTGAATCGAAGACTAGTGATTCATCTGTTCCCAATGTTACTGTAGTACCTAATCCGTTTGGCACACCATGTGAACCTGTTCCAGTTACCAATTGCTATCAAATGTTTTTAGACATTAGAAAACAA attgataAGAAACATAAGAATTTGTATCCTGTGAAACCGAAACCACCATCTGGATTTAAAGACTATCTTATGAATAAGCGCACTTATGTTTTGGCTGGTAACAATGATAGCCGTATAGTCAATACACAAAACTCAACGCCAGCAAATTTACACGAGCAGTTGATAAAGCTGTTTGTTGAACAAGAGAAGGAGAGACAAAGACTTCATTTACAG CACAtagtagaaaaagaaaaattggttTTGAGTGTTGAACAAGAGATACTTAGGGTTCATGGACGCGCAGCTCGTGCAGTAGCTAATCAACTTTTACCATTTTCTGTATGTACTATACTCAAGGACAATGaagtatataatgttatgacaTCCGAGcaagaagaaaagaaaaatagaCATACACGATCCCGTTACAATGGTCGTCTTTTTTTGTCATGGCTTCAAGATTTAGATGATAAATGGGAAAAGATTAAg GAATCGTTGTTACTGAGACATCACAATGAGGCAGAGAGCTTACACGCTATACAGAAAATGGACTGGGGATGGAAGTTGAACGAATTACAGTTGTGTACTTATAGCTCTGAACCCAATATCGATGAAGAGCATGTACCGATAGTTCTAGTCAGTGACGATTTTGATCTCTTGCCTGCCTAA
- the LOC132936541 gene encoding uncharacterized protein LOC132936541 translates to MAVVDANLSFVVIDVGAYGRELDSNVFKECPFGKKLYSGQLNIPEPVYLPNTQNVVQPYVFVADEAFALHKNLLRPYPGRGLTDKRRIFNYRLSRARRTVERGI, encoded by the coding sequence atggcTGTGGTTGATGCTAACCTGagttttgttgtaattgatGTCGGAGCTTATGGAAGAGAATTGGATTCAAACGTATTCAAAGAATGTCCATTTGGCAAAAAACTATATTCTGGTCAGCTTAATATACCAGAACCTGTATACTTGCCTAATACCCAAAACGTTGTACAACCATATGTATTTGTAGCAGACGAGGCATTTGCACTCCATAAAAATTTACTAAGGCCATACCCAGGACGAGGCCTTACTGACAAACGTCGAATTTTTAACTACAGGCTCTCTAGAGCTAGACGAACTGTGGAAAGAGGCATTTGA